A DNA window from Chelativorans sp. AA-79 contains the following coding sequences:
- the xseA gene encoding exodeoxyribonuclease VII large subunit, with amino-acid sequence MEESRRDDSLSNVAEYSVSEISLALKRTVEDTFGHVRVRGEISGFRGRHSSGHCYFTLKDDRARLEAVIWKTTFAKLRFPPQEGLEVIATGRLTTYPGSSKYQIVIESLEPAGAGALMALLEERKRRLAAEGLFAEERKKPLPFLPRVIGVITSPTGAVIRDIIHRITDRFPVRVVVWPVRVQGETTGAEVATAISGFNALSPDGAIARPDLLIVARGGGSLEDLWGFNDEAVVRATATSAIPLISAVGHETDWTLIDLAADRRAPTPTGAAEMAVPVKAELEANLARLSARLRGAISRDLDRRRQESRSLARALPSPDQLFALPRRRFDEAAGRLARALETATQRKRLHFNGMRLSIATLDRRLAQAQRDITQCGERLPIVYLSLVRHRRARFDRDAARISPRANLQRISILAERLKAAIGRKDRAVHLRLERARVAFDQTARLAESLSYKSVLDRGFALVRDAEDRPVKRAGDVKPGEALSLQFADDSMGAIATGKSSGVGRKGSSSPKEPGKQGSLF; translated from the coding sequence ATGGAAGAAAGTCGCAGAGACGATTCGCTGAGCAATGTCGCCGAATATTCGGTGAGCGAGATTTCGCTCGCGCTGAAGCGCACGGTCGAGGATACGTTCGGCCATGTGCGCGTGCGCGGCGAGATCTCGGGGTTCCGCGGCCGGCATTCCTCCGGCCACTGCTACTTCACGCTCAAGGATGACCGGGCCCGCCTCGAAGCCGTCATCTGGAAAACTACCTTCGCCAAGCTGCGCTTTCCGCCGCAGGAGGGTCTGGAGGTGATCGCGACCGGTCGGCTCACTACCTATCCCGGCTCCTCCAAATACCAGATCGTCATCGAAAGCCTGGAGCCTGCGGGGGCCGGCGCGCTGATGGCGCTTCTCGAAGAGCGCAAGCGCAGGCTGGCGGCGGAAGGCCTCTTCGCCGAGGAGCGGAAGAAGCCCCTGCCCTTCCTGCCGCGCGTGATCGGCGTGATCACCTCCCCCACCGGCGCGGTGATCCGCGATATCATTCACCGCATCACCGACCGCTTTCCCGTCCGCGTGGTCGTCTGGCCGGTGCGCGTGCAGGGAGAGACGACCGGTGCCGAGGTGGCGACCGCCATCTCGGGCTTCAATGCGCTTTCGCCGGACGGCGCGATCGCGCGCCCCGACCTTCTGATCGTCGCGCGCGGGGGAGGAAGCCTGGAGGATCTCTGGGGTTTCAATGACGAAGCGGTGGTGCGGGCCACCGCCACATCCGCCATTCCGCTGATCTCCGCCGTCGGCCACGAGACCGACTGGACGCTGATCGATCTTGCCGCCGACAGACGGGCGCCGACGCCCACGGGTGCCGCGGAAATGGCGGTTCCGGTGAAGGCAGAGCTGGAGGCCAATCTCGCCCGGCTGTCCGCGCGGCTCAGGGGAGCGATTTCACGCGATCTCGACCGGCGGCGGCAGGAGTCGCGCAGCCTTGCCCGGGCGCTGCCCTCCCCCGACCAGCTCTTTGCCCTACCTCGCCGTCGCTTCGATGAGGCTGCAGGCCGGCTCGCGCGCGCGCTGGAGACGGCGACTCAACGCAAGCGCCTGCACTTCAACGGAATGAGACTTTCGATCGCAACACTCGACCGTCGCCTGGCCCAGGCGCAGCGGGACATCACGCAATGCGGTGAACGGCTGCCCATCGTCTATCTCAGCCTCGTGCGCCATCGGCGCGCGCGATTCGACCGCGATGCGGCGCGCATCAGCCCGCGCGCGAATCTGCAACGCATCTCCATCCTCGCGGAACGGTTGAAGGCGGCGATCGGGCGCAAGGACCGGGCGGTCCATCTTCGGTTGGAGCGTGCGCGGGTCGCCTTCGACCAGACGGCGCGGCTTGCAGAATCCCTCTCCTACAAGAGCGTTCTCGACCGCGGCTTCGCTCTCGTGCGGGACGCGGAGGACAGGCCCGTCAAGCGGGCCGGCGACGTGAAACCCGGCGAAGCGCTGAGCCTGCAGTTCGCCGACGACAGCATGGGCGCGATCGCCACCGGCAAGTCTTCGGGCGTGGGACGAAAAGGATCTTCTTCTCCCAAAGAACCCGGCAAGCAAGGCTCCCTATTCTAG
- a CDS encoding Dabb family protein, giving the protein MSAQQALKSELAAVGTETFTNPDFKPGTVRHIVLFRYKDGTTEAQRSEIQRRFMVLAKEAVRDGKPYIASIETGPQSSGEGVDGGFEGAFLVTFRSEGDRNYYVGTPVVSDPEFFDPEHQKFKDFVGPYLAEDGVLVFDFMASSARR; this is encoded by the coding sequence ATGTCAGCACAACAGGCTCTCAAATCCGAACTCGCGGCAGTAGGAACCGAAACCTTCACCAACCCCGATTTCAAGCCCGGGACCGTCCGCCACATCGTCCTGTTCCGCTATAAAGATGGAACGACGGAAGCGCAGCGTAGCGAAATCCAGCGCCGCTTCATGGTGCTGGCCAAGGAGGCTGTGCGCGACGGCAAACCCTATATCGCGTCGATCGAAACGGGACCGCAGTCGAGCGGGGAGGGTGTGGACGGCGGCTTCGAGGGGGCCTTCCTCGTCACCTTCCGTTCCGAAGGCGACCGCAACTACTATGTGGGCACGCCGGTCGTATCCGACCCGGAATTCTTTGATCCCGAACACCAGAAGTTCAAGGATTTCGTCGGACCCTATCTCGCCGAAGACGGTGTTCTGGTCTTCGATTTCATGGCGAGCTCCGCTAGGCGCTGA
- a CDS encoding phasin, with amino-acid sequence MSKTTNKATESVEFPTFDPSAATEQLRSFAEKSAEQGKETYERMRTGAEDARKAFEASLETVKTVGDEFVLKSIAALRAGTEANLSQVEALVGAKSFSDVVELQSSFLRKQMEFAMDQTREFQALSQKAATELSKPVKDAFEKAAKQAA; translated from the coding sequence ATGAGCAAGACCACGAACAAAGCGACGGAAAGTGTCGAATTCCCCACTTTCGATCCTTCGGCGGCGACAGAGCAACTGCGTAGCTTTGCCGAGAAGAGCGCCGAGCAGGGCAAGGAAACCTACGAGCGGATGAGGACGGGCGCCGAGGATGCGCGCAAGGCGTTCGAGGCCTCCCTGGAGACGGTTAAGACCGTCGGCGACGAGTTCGTGCTCAAGTCGATCGCAGCCCTGCGCGCCGGCACCGAGGCCAACCTTTCCCAGGTGGAGGCTCTCGTAGGCGCCAAGAGTTTCTCCGACGTGGTCGAACTGCAGAGCTCTTTCCTGCGCAAGCAGATGGAATTCGCCATGGATCAGACGCGCGAGTTCCAGGCTCTCTCCCAGAAGGCGGCCACCGAGCTTTCCAAGCCGGTGAAGGACGCTTTCGAGAAGGCGGCCAAGCAGGCTGCCTGA